From one Lycium barbarum isolate Lr01 chromosome 6, ASM1917538v2, whole genome shotgun sequence genomic stretch:
- the LOC132600830 gene encoding LOW QUALITY PROTEIN: pentatricopeptide repeat-containing protein At2g15690, mitochondrial-like (The sequence of the model RefSeq protein was modified relative to this genomic sequence to represent the inferred CDS: deleted 1 base in 1 codon): MAIFTSLQKLRLLHLSISYLKHPKTLTTPHLKTLTTFADVQIPQNLSVPQNGDWNNNNNNNNNNNNQMNMSYPQYQNPNQVNPHYGNGAGNQWNQNYAPRVSPGFPMNNQSHNQPQVPPSVDLISLCQEGKVKEVIQHMEQGVVVDAQCFRMLFDLCANSKKLEDAKKVHDYFLRSKFRGDLRLSNKIINMYSKSARRVFDHMRDRDMDSWHLMINGYALNGLGDDGLTLYDHMRRELGMKPNEETFLYVFEACASADAIDEAFMPFDSMNSEYGIASLLEHYLGLMGVLGKCGHLVEAEEYISKLPFDPTAVVWEALMNYARIHGDIDLEDRTEELMVGLDPSKTIANKIPTPPPKKQLAINMIEGRNRVAEFRNPTLFKDEEKLRAAMKEQAYVPDTRHVLHDIDQEAKEQALLYHSERLAIAYGLISTPARTPLRIIRNLRVSGDCHNAIKIMSRIVGRELIVRDNKRFHHFKDGKCSCGDYW, translated from the exons ATGGCCATTTTCACTTCTTTGCAAAAGCTACGTTTATTACACTTGTCTATTTCCTACCTTAAACATCCTAAAACCCTAACCACTCCGCATTtgaaaaccttaacaacattcgcAGATGTTCAAATTCCCCAAAACCTTTCTGTTCCGCAAAACGGGGAttggaataataataataataataataataataataataatcagatGAATATGTCGTATCCTCAGTATCAAAACCCTAATCAGGTGAATCCTCATTATGGAAATGGTGCTGGTAATCAGTGGAATCAAAATTATGCTCCACGAGTAAGCCCCGGGTTTCCGATGAATAATCAATCTCATAACCAACCCCAGGTTCCGCCTAGTGTTGATTTAATTAGCTTGTGCCAAGAGGGTAAAGTTAAGGAGGTGATTCAACATATGGAACAGGGGGTAGTTGTGGATGCGCAGTGTTTTCGCATGCTGTTTGACTTGTGTGCCAATTCAAAGAAACTTGAAGATGCTAAAAAGGTGCATGATTACTTTTTGAGATCAAAATTCAGGGGTGATCTTCGTTTGAGCAATAAAATTATCAATATGTATTCTAAGAGTGCGCGGAGAGTTTTTGATCATATGCGTGATAGGGATATGGACTCTTGGCACTTGATGATAAATGGATATGCATTGAATGGGTTGGGGGATGATGGGTTGACATTGTATGATCACATGCGGCGGGAGTTGGGAATGAAGCCGAATGAGGAAacttttctt tatgtttttgaaGCTTGTGCCAGTGCGGATGCCATTGACGAGGCTTTCATGCCTTTTGATTCGATGAATAGCGAGTATGGAATTGCTTCGCTGTTGGAGCATTATTTGGGACTTATGGGTGTTCTAGGAAAATGTGGACATCTTGTTGAGGCAGAGGAATATATCTCAAAGCTTCCATTTGATCCAACTGCAGTTGTCTGGGAAGCATTAATGAATTATGCTCGTATACACGGTGATATTGATCTTGAGGATCGAACTGAGGAGTTGATGGTTGGTCTTGACCCTTCTAAGACTATTGCTAATAAGATCCCCACTCCGCCACCAAAGAAGCAGTTAGCGATTAATATGATTGAGGGAAGAAATAGAGTAGCTGAATTTCGTAATCCAACCCTCTTCAAGGATGAGGAGAAGTTGAGGGCTGCAATGAAAGAACAAGCTTATGTGCCTGATACCAGACATGTCCTTCATGATATTGATCAGGAAGCCAAGGAACAGGCTTTGCTATACCATAGCGAACGTTTAGCCATTGCGTATGGTCTGATTAGTACTCCTGCTAGAACACCTCTACGTATCATAAGGAATCTCCGTGTAAGTGGTGATTGTCACAATGCCATCAAGATAATGTCAAGGATTGTTGGGCGAGAGTTGATTGTCAGGGACAACAAGCGGTTTCATCATTTCAAGGATGGAAAATGCTCTTGTGGTGATTATTGGTGA
- the LOC132600833 gene encoding chitinase 2-like, which yields MKSFEFCISLLVLQALFNTFPTTEAVPAVCSGVFREYIGAEGKNVTFSDVPINPNIEFHFLLSFAIDYTNTSSPEPTNGNFMVYWDTDNLTPSHISSIKAQYKNVKVGMSLGGDTVNGKNATFAPTSITSWVRNAVYSITKIAKEYNLDAIDIDYEHFNADPDTFTECIGRLLYYLKQNNVVSYTSIAPYADDSVQVHYLALWKKYGHLIDYVNFQFYAYEKGTTIPQFLQYFEIQRYNYKGGKILVSFGTDNSGGLSPKHGFFDACTILRSQGNLHGIFIWSADDSTNDRFLYEKLSQDLLASAI from the coding sequence ATGAAGTCTTTCGAATTCTGCATCTCTCTTCTTGTCCTTCAAGCTCTCTTCAATACTTTCCCTACGACCGAGGCAGTCCCAGCAGTCTGCTCTGGGGTTTTTAGAGAATACATTGGAGCTGAGGGAAAGAATGTCACATTCTCTGACGTCCCAATTAATCCAAATATTGAGTTTCACTTCCTCCTCTCGTTTGCTATAGACTACACAAACACAAGTTCACCAGAACCCACTAATGGTAACTTCATGGTCTATTGGGACACTGATAACCTCACCCCTTCTCATATTTCTTCCATCAAGGCCCAGTATAAAAACGTTAAGGTAGGTATGAGTCTCGGTGGTGATACAGTGAATGGTAAAAATGCCACTTTCGCTCCTACTTCAATTACTTCTTGGGTGAGAAATGCAGTATATTCAATCACCAAGATAGCGAAAGAGTACAACCTGGATGCAATAGATATAGATTATGAACACTTCAACGCAGATCCAGATACCTTCACCGAGTGCATCGGGCGACTGTTGTACTATCTTAAACAAAACAATGTCGTCTCTTACACATCAATAGCACCATATGCAGATGATTCAGTGCAGGTGCATTATTTAGCACTCTGGAAAAAGTATGGTCATCTAATAGACTATGTCAACTTCCAATTTTATGCCTATGAAAAGGGCACAACCATTCCTCAGTTCCTGCAGTACTTTGAAATCCAGAGGTATAACTACAAAGGAGGCAAGATTCTAGTGAGCTTTGGAACTGACAACAGTGGTGGCTTGTCTCCTAAACATGGATTCTTTGATGCATGCACCATACTAAGGAGTCAGGGAAATCTTCATGGTATCTTTATTTGGTCTGCAGATGACTCTACGAATGATCGTTTTCTATATGAAAAGCTGTCACAAGACCTCTTAGCCAGTGCAATTTAA
- the LOC132600831 gene encoding chitinase 2-like, translating into MKSLEFCISLLVLQTLLTISCSIEAVSARSPGVFREYIGALGVNVTFSDVPINPNIEFHFLLSFAIDYTNTKSPEPTNGEFLIYWDTENLTPSHISSVKAQYKNVKVGMSLGGDTVNGKNATFAPTSIASWVRNAIYSITKIAKEYNLDAIDIDYEHFKTDPDTFAECIGRLLYYLKQNNVVSYTSIAPYADDSVQVYYLALWRKYGHLIDYVNFQFYAYEKGTTIPQFLQYFETQSCNYKGGKILVSLGTNNIGGLSPEHGFFDACTILKRQGKLNGIFIWSADDSMEDHFRYEKLSQDLLASAI; encoded by the coding sequence ATGAAGTCTTTAGAATTCTGCATCTCCCTTCTTGTTCTTCAGACTCTCTTGACCATCTCCTGTTCAATCGAGGCAGTTTCAGCACGCTCCCCTGGGGTTTTCAGAGAATATATTGGAGCTCTAGGAGTAAACGTCACATTCTCTGATGTCCCAATTAATCCAAATATTGAGTTTCACTTCCTCCTCTCGTTTGCTATAGACTACACAAACACAAAATCACCCGAACCCACTAATGGTGAGTTCTTGATCTATTGGGACACTGAAAACCTCACCCCTTCTCATATTTCTTCAGTCAAGGCCCAGTATAAAAACGTTAAGGTGGGAATGAGCCTCGGTGGTGATACAGTGAATGGTAAAAATGCCACCTTTGCTCCTACATCAATTGCTTCTTGGGTGAGAAATGCAATATATTCAATCACCAAGATAGCGAAAGAGTATAACCTGGATGCAATAGATATAGATTATGAACACTTTAAAACAGATCCAGATACATTCGCCGAGTGCATCGGGCGACTGTTGTACTATCTTAAACAAAATAATGTTGTCTCTTACACATCGATAGCACCATATGCAGATGATTCAGTGCAAGTGTACTATTTAGCACTCTGGAGAAAGTATGGTCATCTAATAGACTATGTCAACTTCCAATTTTATGCCTATGAAAAGGGCACAACCATCCCTCAATTCCTGCAGTACTTTGAAACACAGAGTTGCAACTATAAAGGAGGCAAGATTCTTGTGAGTTTAGGAACTAACAATATTGGAGGCTTGTCTCCTGAACATGGATTCTTTGATGCATGCACCATACTAAAGAGGCAGGGAAAACTTAATGGTATCTTTATTTGGTCTGCAGATGACTCTATGGAAGATCATTTCCGATACGAAAAGCTGTCACAGGACCTCTTAGCAAGTGCAATTTAA